The genomic region AACAAGAGCAAGAGCAAATGTTTGGGCAACCTCAATGCTGACCGGAGCCCTTATAGGAATAGTAATTGTGGTTGTTGCTCCAGCAATACTTAACACAATGTATGGCGGCAGCAGTATAGCATGTTAGGAGTGTGATACGACATGAATTTAAGAGGAATAACTGATAAAAAGTTCCAAATACTCGCCTTTGCGCTTCTGCTTCTTGTTGGAGTGCTATACTCCCAAGCAGGGACACTAGCAATAAGGACAGGAATCTCTCAGCTTTGTTCCTTTATAAAAAATCTCATCCCAGTAATCTCAATGCTCATGCTTGTCGGTGCAGGAGCAGTCTACGCAGGCGGTCAGCTTATGGGAGCAGAAACAAGAGCAAGAGCAAATGTTTGGGCAACCTCAATGCTGACCGGAGCCCTTATAGGAATAGTAATTGTGGTTGTTGCTCCAGCAATACTTAACACAATGTACGCAGGAATCAGTGGTGCTTGTTAAGTTAGGAAGGATTGCCTTCTAGGTAGGATGGGTGCGCCCACCTTTAATTTTTCTTTTTTGCTAAAGCAGCGGCAGCGGACCGGCTATTTCCTACTTTATTCTTTTTTAAACTCTTCTACACTAAAAACTATCTTTAGATATCTATGGAAACAGAGCGCTACAAACTATCTGAACCAAGGGCCAGGCTAGTCTTAACTATACTGTTATTTATCTCTTCGCTGTTGTTTGCTCAACAGCAAGACCAATTAAGGTCAGCCCTGAGTGATCTCTGCGTCTTTATAAGAGACTTAGTACCACTGACAGCCATGCTCATGATAACCTCGGCAGCAGCAGTCTACGCAGGCGGTCAGCTTATGGGAGCAGAAACAAGAGCAAGAGCAAATGTTTGGGCAACCTCAATGCTGACCGGAGCACTAGTCGGCATTTTAATAGTTATTATTGTCCCAGCAGTACTTGGCATAATGCTTGGTCTTAATGGCCCTATAACATGCTAAACCAGGTGGGTTGTTGAAAAAACTAACAGTTATAATCCCAACATTAAACGAGGAGAAAAACATAAAACCACTAATAAAGGAAATATTGAGCATCTACCCAAATACTAATATTATGGTTGCAGATGACGGTTCAACAGACAACACAAAAAACGAGGTTCTATCTTTCAGATCAAAAAACATTACTTTCCTTGACAGGAGCAAAAAGAAGATTCATGGCCTTACAGCGTCAGTTATAGACGCAATTCTCCACACAAAAACCCCTTATTTTATAGTCATGGACGCAGACTTTCAGCACCCCCCAAGCACAATCCCCGATATTGCTTTCTGTCTTGAATCAGGCGCTGATCTTACAATAGCATATAGAGTCGGAAAGCGAAATTCACTCTCTTTTCCGCGCCGTGCGATATCAACGATTGCTCACCAAATTGCATCACTGCGTCTTACACTAGCAGGAAAACCAACTGTGCCAGATCTTACAAGCGGTTTCTTTGGGATGCAAACCACCCTCGCTCGTTCTATAATCCTACGCTCAAAATTCCAACTTGAAGGTTATAAAGTCTTATTTGAATTTATAAAATATGCCCCCAAGGGCACGGAAATAGGTCTAGTTCCATATAAGAGATTCCTAAAGAGGGCATCCGGCAGATCCAAGTTTGGACCAAGACACATCCTATACTTCTTAAGGTCCCTTATCTGAGCTGTTTTCAGATGCTAGAACCACATTTCCTTATCAAAATCATCCGTTCACATTATATCATTGCGCTTTACCTCTTATTTACTCTTCTATGGTTGCCATTCTTTACACTTCCTTTTTCACATGATGAGTCCGTATTCATCTTCATCGGAAGGGGGATTACGCAAGGGCAAGTCCTCTACAAAGATCTTTTTGATAATAAAGGACCCTTCCTTTATCTCGTTTATGCAGCGTT from Candidatus Anstonellales archaeon harbors:
- a CDS encoding glycosyltransferase, whose product is MKKLTVIIPTLNEEKNIKPLIKEILSIYPNTNIMVADDGSTDNTKNEVLSFRSKNITFLDRSKKKIHGLTASVIDAILHTKTPYFIVMDADFQHPPSTIPDIAFCLESGADLTIAYRVGKRNSLSFPRRAISTIAHQIASLRLTLAGKPTVPDLTSGFFGMQTTLARSIILRSKFQLEGYKVLFEFIKYAPKGTEIGLVPYKRFLKRASGRSKFGPRHILYFLRSLI